The Metabacillus litoralis genome contains a region encoding:
- the gyrB gene encoding DNA topoisomerase (ATP-hydrolyzing) subunit B yields the protein MTTENNQVQQQSYDENQIQVLEGLEAVRKRPGMYIGSTSSKGLHHLVWEIVDNSIDEALAGFCNEINVTIEEDNSITVKDNGRGIPVGIHEKMGRPAVEVIMTVLHAGGKFGGGGYKVSGGLHGVGASVVNALSTELNVTVHREGKVHFQRFNKGIPAADLEVIGETDVTGTITHFKPDAEIFQETTVYDYEILANRIRELAFLNRGLKITIEDKRENKRSNEYYYEGGIKSYVEHLNRTREVIHDEPVYIEGEKDGITTEVAIQYNDSYTSNIYSFANNIHTYEGGTHEAGFKSALTRVINDYARKNKIFKESDDNLSGEDVREGITAIISVKHPDPQFEGQTKTKLGNSEVRTVTDSVFSEAFDKFMLENPSVARKIVEKGLMAARARLAAKKARELTRRKSALEISSLPGKLADCSSKDPSISEIYIVEGDSAGGSAKQGRDRHFQAILPLRGKILNVEKARLDKILSNNEIRAIITALGTGIGEDFDIIKARYHKVVIMTDADVDGAHIRTLLLTFFYRYMRPIVEKGYIYIAQPPLYKIQQGKRVEYAYNDKQLDSYLAEMPEQPKPGIQRYKGLGEMNPDQLWETTMDPDTRTLLQVTLEDAIEADETFDTLMGDKVEPRRNFIEENAQYVKNLDI from the coding sequence GTGACGACGGAAAATAATCAAGTCCAACAACAATCATATGATGAAAATCAGATTCAGGTTTTAGAAGGTTTAGAGGCAGTTCGTAAACGTCCAGGTATGTATATAGGATCTACGAGCAGTAAGGGTCTGCATCATTTGGTGTGGGAAATTGTTGATAATAGTATTGATGAGGCCTTAGCGGGCTTCTGTAATGAAATTAATGTCACCATTGAAGAAGATAATAGTATTACTGTTAAAGATAACGGACGTGGTATTCCTGTAGGGATCCATGAAAAAATGGGACGTCCTGCAGTTGAAGTTATCATGACAGTATTGCATGCCGGAGGAAAATTCGGTGGTGGAGGATACAAAGTATCAGGTGGACTCCATGGTGTAGGGGCATCTGTTGTTAATGCTCTTTCTACAGAATTAAATGTAACAGTACATCGTGAAGGAAAAGTTCATTTCCAAAGGTTTAATAAAGGTATTCCAGCAGCTGATTTAGAGGTAATTGGTGAGACGGATGTTACAGGCACAATCACCCACTTTAAGCCGGATGCAGAAATCTTCCAAGAAACAACTGTCTATGATTATGAAATATTAGCGAACCGTATTCGTGAGCTAGCATTTTTAAATCGTGGATTGAAAATTACGATTGAAGATAAACGAGAAAACAAACGTTCAAATGAATACTACTATGAGGGCGGAATTAAGTCGTATGTAGAGCATTTAAACCGTACGCGCGAGGTTATTCATGATGAGCCGGTTTATATTGAGGGAGAAAAAGATGGTATTACAACCGAGGTAGCTATTCAGTATAATGACAGCTACACTAGTAATATTTATTCTTTTGCGAACAATATTCACACCTATGAAGGTGGAACACATGAAGCAGGCTTTAAATCAGCATTAACTCGTGTAATCAATGACTACGCTCGTAAAAATAAAATATTTAAAGAAAGCGATGATAACCTTTCTGGAGAAGATGTTCGAGAAGGGATTACAGCTATCATCTCTGTTAAACACCCAGATCCCCAATTCGAGGGACAAACAAAAACGAAATTAGGTAACTCTGAGGTTCGTACAGTAACAGATTCTGTTTTTTCTGAAGCATTTGATAAATTCATGTTAGAAAATCCTTCAGTAGCTAGAAAAATCGTTGAAAAAGGTTTAATGGCTGCAAGAGCCCGTTTAGCTGCAAAAAAAGCTCGTGAGTTAACAAGAAGGAAAAGTGCGTTAGAAATCTCAAGTTTACCTGGTAAGTTAGCGGATTGTTCTTCTAAGGACCCTTCTATTAGTGAGATTTATATTGTTGAGGGTGATTCTGCAGGTGGATCTGCAAAACAAGGAAGAGACAGACACTTTCAAGCAATACTGCCTTTAAGAGGTAAAATCTTAAACGTAGAAAAAGCAAGACTAGATAAGATTCTTTCAAACAATGAAATAAGAGCTATTATTACAGCACTCGGAACAGGTATTGGAGAAGACTTTGACATTATAAAGGCACGCTATCATAAAGTTGTTATTATGACGGATGCGGATGTAGATGGTGCACACATTCGTACTCTACTATTGACATTCTTTTATCGTTATATGCGTCCAATTGTTGAAAAAGGCTATATTTATATTGCTCAGCCTCCACTTTATAAAATTCAACAAGGAAAACGAGTTGAATATGCCTATAACGATAAACAATTAGATTCATACTTGGCTGAAATGCCTGAACAGCCTAAGCCAGGCATCCAACGCTATAAAGGTTTAGGAGAAATGAATCCTGATCAGCTTTGGGAAACAACGATGGATCCAGATACACGTACATTACTTCAAGTAACATTAGAAGACGCAATTGAAGCCGATGAAACATTTGATACGTTAATGGGTGATAAAGTAGAGCCGCGTAGGAACTTTATCGAAGAAAATGCACAGTATGTTAAAAATCTAGATATTTAA
- the remB gene encoding extracellular matrix regulator RemB, which produces MYIHLGDNFVVPSKEVVMILDRHSSQDSAIVDEFFQKQKDRIVQLANGEAKSIIVTVNKIYFSPLSSSTLKKRAQVAFDID; this is translated from the coding sequence TTGTATATTCATCTGGGAGACAATTTTGTTGTTCCATCAAAAGAGGTCGTGATGATATTGGATCGACACTCTTCTCAAGATTCCGCCATTGTAGATGAATTTTTTCAAAAGCAAAAAGATAGAATTGTTCAACTGGCAAATGGTGAAGCAAAATCCATTATTGTGACGGTTAATAAAATTTATTTCTCGCCTTTATCATCAAGTACATTAAAAAAACGAGCACAAGTTGCTTTTGATATAGATTAA